In a genomic window of Paraburkholderia phenazinium:
- a CDS encoding LysR substrate-binding domain-containing protein, with the protein MHPEFDVDLLRTFVAVVEAGSFTKAAATVHRSQAAVSMQIKRLEGMLGTTLFARDTRNLALTRPGSTLLEYARRVIDLHEEAWSAIVRPEVTGRVVLGAPDDYVSSLLSPVLRRFSNLYPHVEIEIVCAQSTALAPMLADNKIDLAFVTRDRKLRGEYVRSEPMVWVGASEDTPVLAASPLPVGLYEPGCVARTHTLAALDSARIRYRAAYSSASLLGLVATVDAGLAVIALTRCSVPSRLAILGAAQGLPKIESLEIVVARSAKSDRPTCDYLAAQMIQDLSVRAQPRASAAAASAAPRDERASDVQARA; encoded by the coding sequence ATGCACCCTGAATTCGACGTCGATCTGCTGCGCACCTTCGTCGCCGTGGTCGAGGCGGGCAGTTTCACGAAAGCCGCGGCGACGGTGCACCGCTCGCAGGCGGCGGTCAGCATGCAGATCAAGCGGCTCGAAGGCATGCTCGGCACCACGTTGTTTGCCCGCGATACCCGCAATCTGGCGCTGACGCGGCCTGGCAGCACGCTGCTCGAGTACGCGCGGCGCGTGATCGATCTGCATGAGGAAGCGTGGTCGGCAATCGTGCGGCCCGAGGTCACGGGGAGGGTCGTGCTGGGCGCGCCGGACGACTACGTGTCGTCGTTGCTGTCGCCGGTGCTCCGGCGTTTTTCGAACCTGTACCCGCACGTCGAGATCGAGATTGTCTGCGCACAAAGCACGGCGCTCGCGCCGATGCTGGCGGACAACAAGATCGACCTCGCGTTCGTTACCCGCGACCGCAAGCTGCGCGGCGAATATGTGCGCAGCGAGCCGATGGTGTGGGTGGGGGCGTCGGAGGATACGCCGGTGCTGGCGGCGTCGCCGTTGCCGGTGGGCTTATACGAGCCGGGCTGCGTGGCCCGCACCCACACGCTTGCGGCGCTGGACTCGGCGCGGATCCGCTATCGTGCCGCCTATAGCAGCGCCAGTCTGCTCGGGCTCGTGGCGACCGTCGATGCGGGTTTGGCGGTGATCGCGCTGACCCGTTGCAGCGTGCCGTCGCGTCTCGCCATCCTCGGTGCCGCGCAGGGTTTGCCGAAGATCGAGTCGCTGGAGATCGTGGTGGCGCGCAGCGCCAAATCGGACCGGCCGACCTGCGATTACCTGGCAGCCCAGATGATTCAGGATTTGTCGGTGCGGGCGCAGCCGCGCGCTTCGGCGGCTGCCGCGTCCGCGGCGCCGCGCGACGAACGCGCGTCCGACGTTCAGGCGCGCGCGTAG
- the mdcA gene encoding malonate decarboxylase subunit alpha — protein MNPRAEPTSHSATAPAARSWTTLRDEKARRLAAIAPWLEDGVLPAARMVDALEILIRPGDRVALEGDNQKQADFLSRSFAKVDPQKIHDVHLLISSISRPEHLTLFERGITHKVDFAFAGPQSLRVAQLLEDGQLEIGAIYTYVELYARMFVDLTPNVALLCAEKADRHGNLYTGPNTEDTPTIAEAAAFRHGIVIVQVNEIVDELPRVDIPGSWVDVVVEADRPFAVEPLFTRDPRHIGDLQVLTAMMVIRGIYEAYGVTSLNHGIGFDTAAIELLLPTYGEALGLKGKICRNWTLNPHPTLIPAIESGWVESVHCFGSEVGMEQYIEARPDVFFTGRDGSLRSNRVLCQLAGQYGVDLFIGSTLQIDADANSSTVTRGRLAGFGGAPNMGHDPRGRRHSSEAWLKLLKDQGPVSRGQKLVVQLAETYKKGGEPTFVDELDAVAVGAKSGMPIAPVMIYGDDVSHVVTEEGIAHLHKAEGIDERRAAIAAVAGVTPIGLRAKPEKTAELRRRGIVAYPEDLGIRRGEAKRSLLAARSIDDLVTWSGGLYVPPARFRSW, from the coding sequence ATGAATCCACGAGCCGAACCCACTTCCCACTCCGCCACCGCACCCGCGGCCCGGTCCTGGACCACCCTGCGCGACGAGAAGGCCCGGCGGCTTGCCGCCATCGCGCCGTGGCTCGAAGACGGCGTGCTGCCCGCCGCGCGCATGGTCGATGCGCTGGAGATCCTGATCCGCCCCGGCGACCGCGTCGCCCTTGAAGGCGACAACCAGAAGCAGGCGGACTTTCTGTCGCGTTCTTTCGCCAAAGTCGATCCGCAAAAGATTCACGACGTGCATCTGCTGATTTCCAGCATCAGCCGTCCCGAGCATCTGACGCTGTTCGAGCGCGGCATCACGCACAAGGTCGACTTCGCTTTCGCCGGACCGCAAAGCCTGCGCGTCGCGCAACTGCTGGAGGACGGCCAGCTCGAAATCGGCGCGATCTACACTTATGTCGAGCTGTACGCGCGGATGTTCGTGGACCTGACGCCGAACGTCGCGCTGCTGTGCGCCGAAAAAGCGGACCGTCACGGCAATCTCTACACCGGCCCGAATACCGAAGACACACCCACCATCGCGGAGGCCGCGGCGTTCCGGCATGGCATCGTGATCGTTCAGGTGAACGAAATTGTCGACGAATTGCCGCGCGTCGATATTCCCGGCTCGTGGGTGGACGTGGTCGTGGAAGCCGACCGGCCGTTTGCGGTCGAGCCGTTGTTCACGCGCGATCCGCGCCACATTGGCGATCTGCAGGTGCTGACCGCGATGATGGTGATCCGCGGCATCTACGAAGCGTATGGCGTGACCTCGCTCAATCACGGTATCGGCTTCGATACCGCGGCGATCGAACTGCTGCTGCCGACCTACGGCGAAGCACTCGGGCTGAAGGGCAAGATTTGCCGCAACTGGACGCTCAATCCGCATCCCACACTGATTCCGGCCATCGAATCGGGCTGGGTCGAAAGCGTGCATTGCTTCGGCAGCGAAGTGGGCATGGAACAGTACATCGAGGCGCGTCCCGACGTCTTCTTCACCGGCCGCGACGGCAGCCTGCGCTCGAACCGCGTGCTGTGCCAGTTGGCGGGCCAATACGGTGTGGATCTGTTCATCGGCTCGACGCTGCAGATCGACGCGGATGCGAACTCGTCGACGGTCACACGCGGGCGGCTCGCCGGCTTCGGCGGTGCGCCGAACATGGGCCACGATCCGCGCGGGCGCCGTCATTCGAGCGAAGCTTGGCTCAAGCTGCTGAAGGACCAGGGCCCGGTTTCGCGTGGACAGAAGCTGGTGGTCCAGCTCGCCGAGACGTACAAGAAAGGCGGCGAGCCGACCTTCGTCGACGAACTCGACGCGGTTGCGGTCGGCGCGAAGAGCGGCATGCCGATCGCACCGGTGATGATCTATGGCGACGACGTCAGCCATGTCGTCACCGAAGAAGGCATCGCGCATCTGCACAAGGCTGAAGGCATCGACGAACGGCGCGCCGCGATCGCAGCGGTGGCGGGCGTCACGCCGATCGGTTTGCGCGCGAAGCCGGAGAAAACGGCTGAGCTGCGCCGGCGCGGCATCGTCGCTTATCCGGAAGATCTCGGCATCCGGCGCGGCGAAGCGAAACGCTCGCTGCTGGCCGCGCGCAGCATCGACGATCTGGTCACCTGGTCGGGCGGTCTGTATGTGCCGCCGGCGCGTTTCCGGAGCTGGTAA
- a CDS encoding type II toxin-antitoxin system Phd/YefM family antitoxin: MNTLTYSEARASFKQAMDDVCRDHTPMLITRQGGEHVVMVSLEDFSAMQETLYLLSSPKNAERLVRSVAQINARKGTPRKLLTDEQTESPQQGDREVR; this comes from the coding sequence ATGAACACCCTTACTTACAGCGAGGCCCGTGCAAGCTTTAAGCAAGCAATGGACGACGTATGCCGCGACCACACGCCTATGCTGATTACCCGGCAAGGCGGCGAACATGTGGTGATGGTTTCGCTCGAGGACTTCAGCGCCATGCAGGAAACGCTGTATCTGTTGAGTTCTCCGAAGAATGCCGAACGGCTTGTACGTTCTGTTGCCCAGATCAATGCACGCAAGGGTACGCCGCGCAAACTGCTGACAGATGAGCAAACAGAAAGCCCGCAACAAGGAGACCGTGAGGTCCGATAG
- a CDS encoding Txe/YoeB family addiction module toxin, giving the protein MSKQKARNKETVRSDSVFVFTDEAWDDYLHWQRIDAKVLRKVNELLEECRRDPFKGSGKPEPLVGNLTGFWSRRVTHADRLVYLPQDGLIYVAACRFHYDD; this is encoded by the coding sequence ATGAGCAAACAGAAAGCCCGCAACAAGGAGACCGTGAGGTCCGATAGCGTTTTTGTCTTCACGGATGAAGCTTGGGATGACTATTTGCATTGGCAAAGGATCGACGCCAAGGTTTTGCGGAAGGTCAACGAATTGCTGGAAGAATGCCGGCGTGACCCTTTCAAGGGGTCCGGTAAACCGGAACCCCTGGTAGGCAACCTGACGGGTTTCTGGTCGCGTCGAGTGACGCATGCCGATCGTCTTGTCTATCTCCCGCAGGACGGACTGATCTACGTCGCCGCTTGCCGGTTTCACTACGACGACTGA
- a CDS encoding ABC transporter permease: MSDAVSAAPPAVASEPARGRKRAPRGLFVAAALSALLVLLPLAFTVWRAASFGFAEAAELVFRPLVGELLVNTLMITVSATLAAAVLGTAAAWFVERTRLPGRRFWAVAMAAPLAMPPFITSYAWVSFSLDLQDFNGALLVITSAYFPLVYLPVAAALRSMDPALEESARSLGCGRWSTFSRVILPQLRPALLGGMLLVALGVMSEFGAFTLLRFRTFTTEIYAEYRTSFDGPGASLLACLLIVMCLAVLAFEFRVRGAARYERVDRGARRAVLRYDLGVWRWLVVAGFAALTLATLGVPLGMIGYWLTQPGAAAVTPADVSPELLFNATLSSLGFGLGAAVLTTLLIVPLAFLLVRYPGRLATLFERTVFLAQGIPGLVIALAVVSLAVHSLQPLYQSTTLLIITYAILFLPLALVSVRAALMQAQPRLEETARALGLGWRQTLVRVLLPLAGPGLGAAASMVFISVVTELNATLLLSPIGTQTLATQVWSDTSTMAFAAAAPYAALLTGISLCASGLLFALLGRSALLGERG; this comes from the coding sequence ATGAGCGATGCCGTGTCAGCCGCCCCGCCGGCTGTTGCCTCTGAACCGGCGCGCGGCCGCAAGCGCGCGCCGCGTGGTTTGTTCGTAGCTGCCGCGCTGAGCGCGTTGCTGGTGTTGCTGCCGCTCGCCTTTACCGTCTGGCGGGCGGCCAGTTTTGGTTTTGCCGAAGCGGCCGAACTGGTGTTCCGGCCGCTGGTCGGCGAACTGCTGGTCAATACGCTGATGATCACGGTGTCGGCCACGCTCGCCGCGGCCGTGCTGGGTACGGCCGCCGCGTGGTTCGTCGAACGCACCCGCCTGCCCGGGCGCCGCTTCTGGGCTGTGGCGATGGCTGCGCCGCTCGCCATGCCGCCGTTCATCACGAGCTATGCGTGGGTGTCGTTCAGTCTGGACCTGCAGGACTTCAACGGCGCCTTGCTGGTCATTACCTCCGCCTATTTTCCGCTGGTCTATTTGCCGGTCGCGGCCGCGCTGCGCAGCATGGACCCGGCGCTGGAAGAAAGCGCCCGCTCGCTTGGCTGCGGCCGCTGGAGCACTTTTTCCCGCGTGATCCTGCCGCAACTGCGCCCCGCTTTGCTGGGCGGCATGCTGCTGGTGGCGCTCGGCGTGATGTCCGAATTCGGCGCGTTCACCCTGCTGCGTTTTCGCACCTTCACGACCGAAATCTACGCCGAATACCGCACCAGCTTCGACGGCCCGGGCGCCTCGCTGCTGGCTTGCCTATTGATCGTGATGTGCCTCGCGGTGCTCGCGTTCGAATTCCGCGTGCGCGGCGCGGCGCGTTATGAACGTGTGGATCGCGGCGCGCGCCGCGCCGTGCTGCGCTATGACCTGGGCGTGTGGCGCTGGCTGGTGGTCGCGGGCTTCGCCGCGCTGACCCTCGCCACGCTCGGCGTGCCGCTCGGCATGATCGGCTACTGGCTGACGCAGCCGGGCGCGGCCGCCGTCACGCCGGCCGACGTCTCGCCCGAACTGCTGTTCAATGCGACGCTTTCCTCGCTCGGTTTCGGACTCGGCGCCGCCGTCCTGACCACGCTGCTGATCGTGCCGCTGGCGTTTCTGCTGGTGCGTTATCCGGGGCGCCTCGCCACCCTGTTCGAACGCACCGTGTTTCTCGCGCAAGGTATCCCCGGCCTCGTGATTGCGCTCGCCGTCGTCTCGCTCGCGGTGCATTCGCTGCAGCCGCTTTACCAGAGCACCACGCTGCTGATCATCACGTACGCGATCCTGTTCCTGCCGCTTGCGCTGGTAAGCGTGCGCGCCGCGCTGATGCAGGCGCAGCCGCGTCTTGAAGAAACCGCGCGTGCGCTTGGGCTGGGCTGGCGGCAGACTTTGGTGCGCGTGCTGTTGCCGCTCGCTGGGCCAGGCCTGGGCGCGGCGGCGTCGATGGTGTTCATCTCCGTGGTCACCGAACTCAACGCGACGCTCCTGCTCTCGCCCATCGGCACCCAGACGCTCGCCACGCAGGTCTGGTCCGACACCTCGACCATGGCGTTTGCCGCCGCCGCGCCCTACGCGGCGCTGCTCACGGGCATTTCGCTGTGCGCCTCCGGCCTGCTGTTCGCGCTGCTCGGCCGCTCGGCGCTGCTCGGCGAACGCGGCTAA
- a CDS encoding GntR family transcriptional regulator: MNDATDGFPLDSAPRVPFLPVTVTPRASTSRVIADALRTAIVEGTLAPGAPLRQDAIARHFSVSAIPVREALRQLESEGWAKVAVHKGATVAPLSAEEAREIYEIRSALESLAIGLAIPRHTAATLREAETLCRAAEAELDPALYVARNEAFHMSLYAPAARSQLEEMITTLHRRGERYLRLKFGLPVYKDESDREHTAILDAVRRGDIEAARSLVAAHLLGTGELLYRFLTERAQAEAAQANGRKPRAKRARPAPTES; the protein is encoded by the coding sequence ATGAACGACGCAACCGATGGTTTTCCCCTGGACAGCGCGCCGCGTGTCCCTTTTCTGCCTGTAACGGTCACGCCGCGGGCCAGCACCTCACGTGTGATTGCGGACGCACTGCGCACGGCGATCGTCGAAGGCACGCTGGCGCCCGGCGCCCCGCTGCGGCAGGACGCTATTGCCCGTCACTTCTCGGTCAGCGCAATTCCCGTGCGCGAGGCGTTGCGGCAACTGGAAAGCGAAGGCTGGGCGAAGGTCGCCGTGCACAAGGGTGCGACGGTCGCGCCGCTGTCGGCGGAGGAAGCCCGCGAGATCTACGAAATTCGCTCGGCGCTGGAGAGTCTTGCCATTGGCCTCGCCATTCCCCGGCACACCGCCGCGACGCTGCGCGAGGCGGAAACGCTGTGTCGCGCCGCCGAGGCCGAGCTGGACCCGGCGCTCTACGTCGCGCGCAACGAGGCGTTTCATATGAGCCTGTATGCGCCTGCCGCCCGGTCTCAGCTCGAAGAGATGATCACCACGCTGCATCGCCGCGGCGAACGCTATTTGCGCCTCAAATTCGGACTGCCCGTGTACAAGGACGAGTCCGATCGCGAACACACGGCCATTCTCGACGCGGTGCGCCGCGGCGACATCGAAGCCGCCCGCTCGCTGGTCGCCGCGCATCTGCTCGGCACCGGCGAGCTGCTTTATCGTTTTCTGACCGAACGCGCGCAGGCCGAAGCCGCGCAAGCCAACGGCCGCAAGCCGCGCGCGAAACGCGCGCGCCCCGCCCCTACCGAGAGCTGA
- a CDS encoding iron ABC transporter substrate-binding protein encodes MTHSWLGNRVRAISGAAALLLATLGAAPLAAHAASITLYSAQHEQVVNMLAKDFQSQTGISVKIRTGEGPALAAQLVAEGAASPADVYFTENSPELMLLEEKGLLGKVDAATLSAVPTRFDSPTGAWVGVTARENVLAYNTAKVKPDQLPQSLFDLAKPQWKGKVGIAPSDGDFLPLVSAVIALKGEAQTLEWLKGLKANSQIFDDDEGVVAAVNRGAVATGIINNYYWARLNAEIGDKATRSALYHFSNGDAGALVNVSGAAVLKSAHNEDGAQKFLAYLVSERAQTLLAKSHVDFEYPLHSGVAPDPILKPFTELSPPTLTVQQLGDDSQAGKLLRQAGLL; translated from the coding sequence ATGACTCATTCCTGGCTTGGCAACCGTGTTCGCGCAATCAGCGGCGCGGCGGCCCTTCTGCTGGCGACGCTGGGTGCTGCACCGCTCGCCGCCCATGCTGCATCGATCACGCTGTATAGCGCGCAGCACGAGCAGGTCGTCAACATGCTCGCGAAGGACTTCCAGAGCCAAACCGGCATTTCGGTGAAGATCCGCACCGGCGAAGGCCCGGCACTGGCCGCGCAGCTCGTCGCGGAAGGCGCCGCCTCCCCCGCCGACGTCTACTTCACGGAAAACTCGCCGGAACTGATGCTGCTCGAAGAAAAGGGTCTGCTCGGCAAGGTGGATGCCGCGACGCTGTCGGCCGTCCCGACGCGTTTCGATTCGCCGACCGGCGCATGGGTCGGCGTCACCGCACGTGAAAACGTGCTGGCCTACAACACGGCCAAGGTCAAGCCGGACCAGTTGCCGCAATCGCTGTTCGATCTGGCCAAGCCGCAATGGAAAGGCAAGGTCGGCATTGCGCCGAGCGACGGCGACTTCCTGCCGCTCGTGAGCGCCGTGATCGCCCTGAAGGGCGAAGCGCAAACGCTCGAGTGGCTGAAGGGCCTGAAGGCCAACTCGCAGATCTTCGACGACGACGAAGGCGTGGTGGCCGCAGTGAACCGCGGTGCAGTCGCAACCGGCATCATCAACAACTACTACTGGGCGCGTCTGAATGCCGAAATCGGCGACAAGGCCACCCGTAGCGCGCTCTATCACTTCAGCAACGGCGATGCCGGCGCACTCGTGAACGTGTCGGGCGCGGCGGTGCTGAAGTCGGCGCACAACGAAGACGGCGCGCAGAAATTCCTCGCCTATCTGGTCAGCGAACGTGCCCAGACGCTGCTGGCGAAGAGCCACGTCGACTTCGAGTACCCGCTGCACAGCGGCGTCGCACCGGACCCGATCCTCAAGCCGTTCACCGAACTGAGCCCGCCGACGCTGACGGTGCAGCAACTCGGTGACGACAGCCAGGCCGGCAAACTCCTGCGCCAGGCCGGACTGCTGTAA
- a CDS encoding DMT family transporter, giving the protein MSFTSRQQGAITLASGGLLMGTIGIFVEEARLDAMTMVFFRCLFGFLALAGYCAWKGFFRAQRFTLRMVLLAVLSGLLMVTQWVWFFDAIHRTSIAVATVVFHVQPFWVVLMGAALFNERLGGDRLGWIATAFVGLVLASGVATSENLQGHASYLFGVGEALAGSVLYASVTLIAKSLGQLRPHLLTLAQCLVGVVCLAFIAPLHSVAHIGPAQWFWLVGMGVLHTGLSYVLIYGALPKLTTPIIAVLLFVYPLTAIVVDALVYGRALSAPQLAGMALIVTASLGVNLGWPLVSILRRGARVRHPVD; this is encoded by the coding sequence ATGTCATTCACCTCACGTCAACAGGGCGCCATCACCCTTGCCAGCGGCGGTTTGCTGATGGGGACGATCGGCATCTTCGTCGAGGAAGCGCGGCTCGATGCCATGACGATGGTGTTCTTTCGCTGCCTGTTCGGCTTTCTGGCGCTGGCCGGTTATTGCGCGTGGAAGGGCTTCTTCCGGGCGCAGCGCTTCACCCTGCGCATGGTGTTGCTCGCGGTACTGTCGGGCCTGCTGATGGTGACCCAGTGGGTGTGGTTTTTCGACGCGATTCATCGCACCAGCATCGCGGTCGCGACCGTGGTGTTTCACGTGCAGCCCTTCTGGGTGGTGCTGATGGGCGCGGCGCTGTTCAATGAACGCCTTGGCGGCGACCGGCTCGGCTGGATCGCGACGGCGTTTGTCGGACTCGTGCTCGCCTCAGGCGTGGCCACGAGCGAAAACCTGCAGGGACACGCCAGTTATCTGTTTGGCGTAGGCGAGGCGCTGGCAGGCTCGGTGCTCTATGCGAGCGTGACGCTGATCGCCAAGAGTCTCGGCCAGTTGCGCCCGCATCTGCTGACGCTCGCGCAGTGCCTCGTCGGCGTGGTTTGTCTGGCGTTTATCGCGCCGCTGCATTCGGTGGCGCATATTGGGCCGGCGCAGTGGTTCTGGCTGGTCGGCATGGGGGTGCTGCATACGGGGCTTTCGTATGTGCTGATCTACGGCGCGCTGCCCAAGCTGACTACGCCGATCATCGCGGTGCTGCTGTTTGTTTATCCGCTGACGGCGATCGTTGTGGATGCGCTTGTTTATGGACGGGCGTTGTCCGCGCCGCAACTGGCCGGTATGGCGTTGATCGTGACGGCGAGTCTCGGTGTCAATCTTGGGTGGCCGCTGGTGTCCATTCTGCGGCGCGGTGCGCGGGTCAGGCATCCGGTGGATTGA
- a CDS encoding MFS transporter: MNTISDRARVARHRTPLNRSQIAGFWGAWAGWTLDGMDSFIYALVLTPALTELLPRSGYAATPANVGLAGSILFALFLVGWGLSFIWGPLADRFGRTKVLAGTIFTFAIFTGLSALSQNVWELAIFRFIAGVGIGGEWALAGTYVAEAWPEDRRKMGAGYLQTGYYAGFFLAAALNYTIGVHYGWRAMFLTGAVPVFVAILILLRVKEPEKWQKAEPNAVRSRPLREILGPVYRRRTWVACALLTIAIIGLWAGAVYEPSAVIQLATRAGMGKADAIRTASIATGLLSISTVLGCLALPPLAERIGRKKTLAIYFAGMAVAIAGSFGWSFYMPNGLVPFIAWLCVLGFFGGNFALFSLWLPEQFETRVRATAFAFCTSFGRFVGAGVNFLLGAAVLHMHTLGIPVALTALAFVVGLFIIPFAPETKGEVLPQ; encoded by the coding sequence ATGAATACAATCTCGGACCGCGCGCGTGTCGCGCGGCATCGCACGCCACTTAACCGCTCGCAGATAGCCGGTTTCTGGGGCGCATGGGCGGGCTGGACGCTGGACGGGATGGATTCGTTCATCTACGCACTGGTTCTCACGCCCGCGCTTACTGAACTGCTGCCGCGTTCGGGTTACGCGGCGACACCTGCCAACGTCGGGCTCGCCGGGTCGATCCTGTTTGCGCTGTTTCTGGTCGGCTGGGGGCTGTCGTTCATCTGGGGGCCGCTCGCGGACCGCTTTGGCCGCACCAAGGTGCTGGCCGGCACGATCTTCACTTTTGCAATTTTTACGGGGCTTTCGGCGCTCTCGCAGAATGTCTGGGAGCTGGCTATCTTCCGTTTTATCGCGGGCGTGGGGATTGGCGGCGAATGGGCGCTGGCGGGCACCTATGTGGCGGAGGCCTGGCCGGAGGATCGTCGCAAGATGGGGGCGGGCTATCTGCAAACCGGCTACTACGCCGGCTTCTTTCTGGCCGCCGCGCTCAATTACACGATCGGGGTTCACTACGGCTGGCGGGCGATGTTCCTGACCGGCGCCGTGCCGGTGTTTGTCGCGATTCTGATCCTGCTGCGCGTGAAGGAGCCGGAAAAGTGGCAGAAGGCGGAGCCGAACGCCGTGCGCAGCCGGCCGTTGCGCGAGATTCTCGGGCCTGTGTACCGGCGTCGCACCTGGGTTGCGTGCGCCTTGCTGACGATTGCGATTATCGGGCTGTGGGCGGGGGCGGTGTATGAGCCGTCGGCGGTGATCCAGCTTGCGACGCGCGCCGGGATGGGCAAGGCGGACGCGATTCGCACGGCGTCGATCGCCACCGGCTTGCTATCCATTTCGACGGTTCTGGGCTGTCTCGCCCTGCCGCCGCTAGCCGAACGGATCGGACGTAAGAAGACCCTGGCGATCTATTTCGCGGGCATGGCGGTGGCGATTGCCGGCAGCTTCGGCTGGTCGTTTTATATGCCGAACGGGCTGGTGCCGTTCATCGCGTGGCTGTGCGTGCTGGGGTTCTTCGGCGGCAATTTTGCGCTGTTCAGCCTCTGGCTGCCGGAGCAGTTCGAAACCCGCGTGCGGGCGACGGCGTTTGCGTTCTGCACCTCGTTCGGGCGCTTTGTGGGGGCGGGCGTCAACTTCCTGCTGGGCGCGGCGGTGCTGCATATGCATACGCTCGGCATCCCGGTCGCGTTGACTGCGCTCGCGTTCGTCGTCGGGCTCTTCATCATTCCATTTGCGCCGGAGACGAAGGGGGAGGTGTTGCCGCAGTGA
- a CDS encoding ABC transporter ATP-binding protein: MSELRICGLQKSFDGNPVLHGIDLSVERGTLLALLGPSGSGKTTLLRVLCGFERADRGTVEIDGRRVAGDALHVPSEQRRIGYVPQEGALFPHLSVADNIVFGLPRAQRRARHRVAELLELVGLPASFAERAPQQLSGGQQQRVALARALAPSPTLVMLDEPFSSLDAALRLETRQAVASALAAAGATAVLVTHDQSEALSLGHEVAVLWHGKLIQTATPEIIYRRPVTRELASFIGEAVLLQGVAARDRVTCELGELTLAAPAKDGAVDVMVRPEQIRLWRADETTPDGTASFDAIVQDVIFQGQDAAVGLQLQSAARTVVRARVPGYRTPQPGERVRLAIDGDVTAYARA; this comes from the coding sequence ATGAGCGAACTTCGTATCTGCGGCCTGCAAAAATCGTTCGACGGCAACCCGGTGCTGCACGGCATCGATCTGTCCGTCGAGCGCGGCACGCTGCTCGCCCTGCTCGGTCCGTCCGGCAGCGGCAAAACCACGCTGCTGCGCGTGCTGTGCGGTTTCGAACGCGCGGACCGCGGCACGGTGGAAATCGACGGCCGGCGCGTCGCCGGCGATGCGCTGCACGTGCCGTCGGAACAACGCCGCATTGGTTATGTGCCGCAGGAAGGCGCGCTGTTTCCGCATCTGTCGGTAGCGGACAACATCGTCTTCGGTCTGCCGCGCGCGCAACGGCGGGCGCGCCATCGCGTCGCCGAACTGCTCGAACTGGTCGGCTTGCCGGCTTCGTTTGCCGAGCGCGCGCCGCAGCAGCTTTCCGGCGGCCAGCAGCAACGGGTAGCGTTGGCACGCGCGCTGGCGCCCTCGCCCACGTTGGTGATGCTCGACGAGCCGTTCTCCTCGCTCGACGCCGCGCTGCGCCTCGAAACCCGTCAGGCCGTGGCCAGCGCGCTGGCCGCAGCCGGCGCCACCGCCGTGCTGGTGACGCACGATCAATCGGAAGCGCTTTCGCTCGGTCATGAGGTCGCGGTGTTGTGGCACGGCAAGCTGATCCAGACCGCGACGCCGGAAATCATCTACCGGCGCCCGGTGACGCGCGAGCTTGCGTCGTTCATCGGCGAGGCGGTGTTGCTGCAAGGCGTCGCCGCACGCGACCGGGTGACCTGCGAACTCGGCGAACTGACGCTGGCGGCGCCGGCGAAAGACGGCGCCGTCGACGTGATGGTGCGCCCCGAGCAGATCCGCCTGTGGCGCGCCGACGAAACTACGCCGGACGGCACGGCTTCGTTCGATGCCATTGTTCAGGACGTGATCTTCCAGGGACAGGACGCGGCTGTCGGCCTGCAGTTGCAGTCGGCGGCGCGCACGGTGGTACGCGCCCGCGTGCCCGGCTACCGGACGCCGCAGCCGGGTGAGCGCGTGCGGCTCGCCATCGACGGCGACGTCACGGCCTACGCGCGCGCCTGA